A single window of Populus nigra chromosome 17, ddPopNigr1.1, whole genome shotgun sequence DNA harbors:
- the LOC133676505 gene encoding probable protein S-acyltransferase 1 produces MDPPSTPKSRRLYQIWKGNNKFLCGGRAVFGPDASSLFLTTFLIGGPAIAFCIKMLLLIIRNDDPQYDYPVLVGGMVLAIMDFLFLFLTSGRDPGIIPRNSEPPESDESVGIATQSMEWVNNKIADLKLHRTKDVVVNGHSIKLKFCDTCLLYRPPRASHCSICNNCIQKFDHHCPWVGQCIGLRNYPYFIGFISTSTTLCIYVFVFSWFNVLRQQGTLWSIMSHDVLSVVLIAYCFVAVWFVGGLTLFHLYLISTNQTTYENFRYRYDKKENPFTRGILKNFKQVFFSKIPASAINFREWVSEDDDSLMGSSDINGNFIGKGKFDIEMGGKFGKDGAIHLPTVLQNLDYGSLNDNLKKKGEGKAAFDPFFFPADQEQTNSPQTSRDKSSAAEDKRKQ; encoded by the exons ATGGACCCTCCTTCCACACCAAAATCAAGGAGGCTCTATCAAATTTGGAAGGGAAACAAT AAATTTCTTTGTGGTGGGAGAGCAGTCTTTGGTCCTGATGCATCATCTCTATTCTTGACAACATTTTTAATTGGAGGTCCTGCAATAGCTTTCTGCATAAAGATGCTGCTGCTGATAATCAGAAATGATGATCCACAGTATGACTATCCAGTACTAGTCGGGGGAATGGTCCTCGCTATTATG GACTTCTTATTTCTCTTCTTGACGTCAGGTAGAGATCCAGGAATAATACCTAGAAATTCTGAGCCACCTGAATCAGATGAATCGGTTGGCATTGCTACCCAATCTATGGAGTGGGTTAATAACAAAATTGCCGACTTGAAATTGCATCGTACAAAGGATGTAGTTGTTAATGGCCACAGTATTAAATTGAAGTTCTGTGACACTTGTCTGTTATATCGTCCGCCACGAGCTTCACATTGCTCCATCTGCAACAATTGTATTCAGAAGTTTGATCATCATTGTCCATGGGTGGGTCAGTGCATTGGACTG CGCAACTACCCATATTTCATAGGCTTTATATCCACATCAACCACTTTGTGCATATATGTGTTCGTGTTTTCTTGGTTCAATGTTCTCCGGCAACAGGGAACTTTGTGGAGCATTATGTCTCATGACGTTCTATCTGTTGTTCTCATTGCGTACTGCTTTGTAGCTGTCTGGTTTGTTGGTGGGCTTACGCTTTTCCACCTCTACCTGATTAGCACCAACCAG ACCACTTATGAAAATTTCCGGTACCGCTATGATAAGAAGGAAAACCCCTTCACCAGAGGGATACTAAAGAACTTTAAACAAGTATTCTTCTCGAAGATCCCAGCTTCAGCAATCAATTTCCGAGAATGGGTGTCAGAAGATGATGATTCTTTAATGGGTAGTTCAGACATAAATGGAAACTTCATTGGGAAAGGGAAATTTGACATCGAAATGGGAGGTAAATTTGGCAAAGATGGGGCCATACATCTTCCAACTGTTTTGCAGAATTTGGATTATGGCAGTCTTAAtgataatttgaagaaaaagggaGAAGGAAAAGCCGCATTTGACCCCTTTTTCTTTCCTGCTGATCAAGAACAAACAAATTCACCACAGACCTCCAGGGATAAAAGCAGTGCTGCTGAAGATAAAAGGAAGCAATAG
- the LOC133676766 gene encoding probable aquaporin SIP2-1 — MVSKTRLILSDFVVSLMWVWSGSLIKIFVFKVLGMGHDSRGEFLKNSLSIMNMFLFAFLGKVTKGGAYNPLTILSSAISGDFSQFLFTIGARIPAQVIGSITGVRLFIDTFPEIGLGPRLTVDIHKGALTEGLLTFAIVTISLGLARKIPGSFFMKTWISSVSKLSLHILGSDLTGGCMNPASVMGWAYARGDHITKEHILVYWLAPIEGTLLAVWTFKLLFRPQKQDEKEKLKGKTE, encoded by the exons atggtttcCAAGACTCGTTTAATTCTGTCAGATTTTGTAGTTTCTCTTATGTGGGTATGGTCAGGTTCTTTGATAAAGATTTTTGTGTTCAAGGTTTTGGGAATGGGGCATGATTCAAGAGgtgaatttttgaagaattctTTGTCAATTATGAACATGTTTCTTTTTGCGTTCTTGGGTAAGGTTACTAAAGGAGGGGCTTATAATCCTCTTACTATTTTGTCTTCTGCTATTTCTGGGGATTTCAGTCAGTTTCTCTTCACCATTGGGGCTAGAATCCCTGCTCAG GTAATTGGATCTATCACCGGGGTTAGGCTCTTTATTGATACGTTTCCTGAGATAGGACTTGGACCACGTTTGACTGTTGACATCCATAAAGGAGCTCTCACAGAAGGATTGCTGACATTTGCAATTGTTACTATCTCTCTTGGGCTTGCAAGAAAGATCCCTGGAAGTTTCTTCATGAAGACTTGGATCTCAAGTGTCTCGAAGTTATCTCTTCACATACTTGGCTCTGATCTAACGGGTGGTTGTATGAACCCAGCCTCT GTGATGGGATGGGCTTATGCCCGTGGAGATCATATAACCAAGGAGCATATACTCGTATATTGGCTTGCCCCAATAGAGGGAACTCTGCTGGCAGTATGGACATTTAAGTTGCTATTTCGTCCACAAAAACaagatgagaaagaaaagttaaaggGCAAAACAGAATGA
- the LOC133677354 gene encoding histone-lysine N-methyltransferase, H3 lysine-9 specific SUVH1-like, with the protein MEESPGEGSIDKSRVLNVKPLRTLTPVFSAPPNSNSFPQGSPPFVCVPPAGPFPPGVSPFFPFSGIPNQSVPSGDHTPISSAVPINSFRSPEPPSARAANGNAGSSRRANRNNRVVEEDGYGDNQTWSSQSISQKRTRGKKDKIVSPDVDMDVMVENIYQSYNLVEFEEARRYNGDKDSVGCVLLVFNLLRRQIVQLEDSKEATAGQSRRPDLKAGNVLMTKGVRTNAKKRVGAVPGVEIGDIFFFRMELCTIGLHAPIMAGIDYMSVKVSQDEEPIAVSIVSSGGYEDDVEEDDGLIYSGQGKEMDQKLERGNLALEKSLHRGNDIRVTRGIKDVGNPTGKVYVYDGLYRIQESWVEKGKSGSNVFRYKLGRLPGQPDAYKMWKKIQQWKDGIIPRMGIILPDLTSGAETLPVSLVNDVDHEKGPAYFNYSPTLKYSKPVSRDPFVGCACNGACLPGNENCDCVQKNGGYLPHIVNGVIVSQKSVIYECGPPCQCPPTCRNRVSQGGLRVRLEVFKTKDRGWGLRSWDPIRAGAFICVYAGEAVDDSEAQELAGENEDDHIFDGTRIYQPVEVLPGDLNNAPNLQFPLVINARNAGNVARFINHSCSPNLFWQPVLRGNSKEFDLHIAFYAIRHVPPMTELTYSYGMVPPEKADRGKKKCFCGSPKCRGFFY; encoded by the coding sequence ATGGAAGAATCACCAGGTGAAGGCTCGATAGATAAGTCCAGGGTTTTGAATGTAAAGCCCTTGCGGACTCTTACTCCAGTATTCTCCGCACCACCAAACTCCAATTCTTTTCCTCAAGGTTCTCCACCTTTCGTTTGTGTTCCACCAGCAGGTCCTTTCCCACCTGGAGTTTCTCCTTTCTTTCCATTTTCCGGTATACCAAATCAATCTGTCCCTTCTGGTGACCACACCCCAATATCATCAGCAGTTCCAATCAATTCATTTCGGTCACCTGAGCCTCCATCTGCAAGGGCAGCAAACGGAAATGCTGGGTCATCAAGGAGGGCTAACAGAAACAACAGGGTTGTGGAAGAAGATGGGTACGGTGACAACCAAACTTGGAGTTCACAGAGTATATCTCAGAAGAGGACAAGAGGCAAAAAGGACAAAATTGTCTCTCCTGATGTTGACATGGATGTGATGGTAGAAAATATTTACCAATCATATAACCTCGTGGAATTTGAAGAAGCACGACGATATAATGGTGATAAAGATTCTGTAGGATGTGTACTCCTGGTTTTCAATCTGCTCCGAAGACAAATCGTACAGCTTGAAGATTCAAAGGAAGCCACTGCAGGACAATCAAGGCGCCCTGACTTAAAAGCAGGCAATGTTTTGATGACCAAAGGAGTTCGGACTAATGCCAAGAAGAGAGTTGGAGCTGTACCCGGTGTTGAAATTggagatattttcttttttagaatggAATTGTGCACCATTGGACTGCATGCTCCGATCATGGCTGGAATAGATTACATGTCTGTCAAGGTCAGTCAAGATGAAGAACCAATAGCTGTTAGCATTGTTTCATCTGGGGGATACGAGGATGATGTTGAGGAAGATGATGGCTTGATTTACTCTGGCCAGGGCAAAGAAATGGATCAGAAGCTTGAAAGGGGTAACCTTGCACTGGAGAAAAGCTTGCATCGTGGTAATGACATTAGAGTAACCAGGGGTATAAAGGATGTGGGAAATCCAACCGGAAAGGTATATGTGTATGACGGTCTATATAGAATCCAGGAGTCATGGGTGGAGAAAGGAAAGTCTGGTTCCAATGTTTTTAGATATAAGTTGGGCAGGTTACCTGGCCAGCCTGATGCATACAAAATGTGGAAAAAAATTCAGCAGTGGAAGGATGGTATTATTCCTAGGATGGGGATTATACTACCTGATCTTACTTCTGGGGCCGAAACTTTACCAGTTTCTCTTGTGAATGATGTTGATCATGAAAAGGGGCCTGCCTATTTCAATTATTCTCCAACCCTAAAGTATTCAAAACCAGTATCGAGGGATCCTTTTGTTGGCTGTGCTTGCAATGGTGCTTGTCTTCCAGGAAACGAGAATTGTGATTGTGTTCAGAAAAATGGAGGCTATCTTCCTCATATTGTGAATGGGGTTATTGTGAGTCAAAAATCTGTGATATATGAGTGTGGTCCTCCCTGCCAGTGCCCTCCAACTTGCCGCAATCGTGTGTCCCAGGGTGGTCTAAGAGTTCGTTTGGAGGTGTTTAAAACTAAGGATAGAGGTTGGGGCTTAAGATCCTGGGACCCCATACGAGCTGGAGCATTTATATGTGTATATGCAGGAGAAGCTGTCGATGATTCTGAGGCACAAGAGCTTGCAGGTGAAAACGAAGATGATCACATTTTTGATGGTACCCGCATTTATCAGCCAGTGGAAGTTTTGCCTGGTGATTTAAATAATGCTCCAAACCTTCAATTTCCTCTTGTAATAAATGCCAGAAATGCTGGGAATGTAGCTCGTTTTATAAATCACAGCTGCTCTCCAAATCTGTTCTGGCAGCCAGTTTTACGGGGAAATAGCAAGGAGTTTGATCTCCATATTGCATTTTATGCTATCAGACACGTTCCTCCTATGACAGAGTTGACATATAGTTATGGAATGGTACCACCTGAAAAAGCAGATCGTGGGAAGAAAAAATGCTTCTGTGGATCACCAAAGTGCAGAGGTTTTTTCTATTGA
- the LOC133677410 gene encoding magnesium-protoporphyrin IX monomethyl ester [oxidative] cyclase, chloroplastic-like isoform X1: protein MAAEMALVKPISKFSSTPKFGNPRSFSYPKFSTIKMSATAQTTRSPKPKKKGNKGEIKETLLAPRFYTTDFDEMETLFNTEINKNLNQSEFEALLQEFKTDYNQTHFVRNKEFKEAADKMQGPLRQIFVEFLERSCTAEFSGFLLYKELGRRLKKTNPVVAEIFSLMSRDEARHAGCVKILACFFSHVNHFSRMIEPLYIQLTFFGVACRFLNKGLSDFNLALDLGFLTKARKYTFFKPKFIFYATYLSEKIGYWRYITIYRHLQENPDYQCYPIFKYFENWCQDENRHGDFFSALMKAQPQFLNDWKAKLWSRFFCLSVYVTMYLNDCQRTAFYEGIGLNTKEFDMHVIIETNRTTARIFPAVLDVENPEFKRKLDRMVEINQKLIAVSESQDNSFVKNFKRIPLIAALASELLAAYLMPPIESGSVDFAEFEPQLVY from the exons ATGGCTGCAGAGATGGCTTTAGTAAAACCTATCTCCAAATTTAGCTCCACACCGAAATTTGGAAACCCAAGAAGTTTCTCATACCCCAAATTCAGTACCATCAAGATGTCAGCTACTGCACAAACAACAAGAAGTCCAAAGCCAAAGAAGAAAGGTAACAAAGGTGAAATCAAAGAGACCCTTTTGGCACCTAGGTTCTACACCACTGATTTTGATGAAATGGAGACCCTTTTCAATACTGAGATTAACAAGAACTTGAACCAGTCTGAGTTTGAAGCACTTCTGCAAGAATTCAAGACTGACTACAACCAAACTCACTTTGTGAGAAACAAGGAGTTCAAGGAAGCAGCTGACAAGATGCAAGGACCATTGAGACAGATTTTTGTTGAGTTCTTGGAGAGGTCTTGCACTGCTGAGTTCTCTGGCTTCCTTCTCTACAAAGAGCTTGGAAGGAGACTCAAG AAAACCAATCCAGTGGTAGCAGAGATTTTCTCCCTCATGTCCAGGGATGAAGCCAGGCATGCTGGGTGTGTGAAAATATTGGCCTGCTTTTTCTCACATGTGAATCACTTTTCAAGAATGATTGAACCTTTGTATATACAATTGACTTTTTTTGGTGTTGCATGCAGATTTTTGAACAAGGGTTTGTCTGATTTCAATCTGGCCTTGGACTTGGGGTTCCTAACAAAGGCTAGGAAATACACATTTTTCAAGCCAAAGTTCATTTTCTATGCTACATATTTGTCTGAGAAAATTGGGTACTGGAGATACATAACAATTTACAGACATCTCCAGGAAAATCCTGATTACCAGTGTTATCCCATTTTCAAGTACTTTGAGAACTGGTGCCAGGATGAGAACAGACATGGTGATTTCTTCTCTGCATTGATGAAAGCACAGCCTCAATTCCTCAACGATTGGAAGGCAAAGCTGTGGTCACGTTTCTTCTGCCTATCG GTATATGTGACAATGTACCTTAACGATTGCCAGCGAACTGCTTTCTATGAAGGCATTGGGCTCAATACCAAAGAATTTGACATGCATGTGATTATTGAG ACAAACCGCACAACAGCTAGAATCTTCCCAGCTGTGCTGGATGTTGAGAACCCAGAGTTCAAGAGGAAGTTGGACAGAATGGTGGAAATTAACCAGAAGCTGATAGCTGTTAGTGAGAGCCAAGACAATTCCTTTGTCAAGAACTTCAAGAGAATTCCCCTTATTGCAGCATTAGCTTCTGAGCTCTTGGCTGCATATCTAATGCCACCAATCGAGTCTGGATCTGTTGATTTCGCAGAGTTTGAACCACAACTTGTTTACTAA
- the LOC133677410 gene encoding magnesium-protoporphyrin IX monomethyl ester [oxidative] cyclase, chloroplastic-like isoform X2, whose amino-acid sequence MAAEMALVKPISKFSSTPKFGNPRSFSYPKFSTIKMSATAQTTRSPKPKKKGNKGEIKETLLAPRFYTTDFDEMETLFNTEINKNLNQSEFEALLQEFKTDYNQTHFVRNKEFKEAADKMQGPLRQIFVEFLERSCTAEFSGFLLYKELGRRLKKTNPVVAEIFSLMSRDEARHAGFLNKGLSDFNLALDLGFLTKARKYTFFKPKFIFYATYLSEKIGYWRYITIYRHLQENPDYQCYPIFKYFENWCQDENRHGDFFSALMKAQPQFLNDWKAKLWSRFFCLSVYVTMYLNDCQRTAFYEGIGLNTKEFDMHVIIETNRTTARIFPAVLDVENPEFKRKLDRMVEINQKLIAVSESQDNSFVKNFKRIPLIAALASELLAAYLMPPIESGSVDFAEFEPQLVY is encoded by the exons ATGGCTGCAGAGATGGCTTTAGTAAAACCTATCTCCAAATTTAGCTCCACACCGAAATTTGGAAACCCAAGAAGTTTCTCATACCCCAAATTCAGTACCATCAAGATGTCAGCTACTGCACAAACAACAAGAAGTCCAAAGCCAAAGAAGAAAGGTAACAAAGGTGAAATCAAAGAGACCCTTTTGGCACCTAGGTTCTACACCACTGATTTTGATGAAATGGAGACCCTTTTCAATACTGAGATTAACAAGAACTTGAACCAGTCTGAGTTTGAAGCACTTCTGCAAGAATTCAAGACTGACTACAACCAAACTCACTTTGTGAGAAACAAGGAGTTCAAGGAAGCAGCTGACAAGATGCAAGGACCATTGAGACAGATTTTTGTTGAGTTCTTGGAGAGGTCTTGCACTGCTGAGTTCTCTGGCTTCCTTCTCTACAAAGAGCTTGGAAGGAGACTCAAG AAAACCAATCCAGTGGTAGCAGAGATTTTCTCCCTCATGTCCAGGGATGAAGCCAGGCATGCTGG ATTTTTGAACAAGGGTTTGTCTGATTTCAATCTGGCCTTGGACTTGGGGTTCCTAACAAAGGCTAGGAAATACACATTTTTCAAGCCAAAGTTCATTTTCTATGCTACATATTTGTCTGAGAAAATTGGGTACTGGAGATACATAACAATTTACAGACATCTCCAGGAAAATCCTGATTACCAGTGTTATCCCATTTTCAAGTACTTTGAGAACTGGTGCCAGGATGAGAACAGACATGGTGATTTCTTCTCTGCATTGATGAAAGCACAGCCTCAATTCCTCAACGATTGGAAGGCAAAGCTGTGGTCACGTTTCTTCTGCCTATCG GTATATGTGACAATGTACCTTAACGATTGCCAGCGAACTGCTTTCTATGAAGGCATTGGGCTCAATACCAAAGAATTTGACATGCATGTGATTATTGAG ACAAACCGCACAACAGCTAGAATCTTCCCAGCTGTGCTGGATGTTGAGAACCCAGAGTTCAAGAGGAAGTTGGACAGAATGGTGGAAATTAACCAGAAGCTGATAGCTGTTAGTGAGAGCCAAGACAATTCCTTTGTCAAGAACTTCAAGAGAATTCCCCTTATTGCAGCATTAGCTTCTGAGCTCTTGGCTGCATATCTAATGCCACCAATCGAGTCTGGATCTGTTGATTTCGCAGAGTTTGAACCACAACTTGTTTACTAA
- the LOC133677611 gene encoding probable protein S-acyltransferase 4 — protein sequence MNPNLGSSSSTGASPARGEGRGGGGGNGGMDRGYKPKRLYQVWKGSNRFFCGGRLIFGPDVASIFLSMLLIAAPAIGFCIKVYNKILDKGTKNPARWYPVFFVGSILTVLDLLFLFLTSSRDPGIVRRNTRPPESDETGDVTPSMEWVNGRTPYLRLPRTKDVMVNGHAVKVKYCDTCLLYRPPRASHCSICNNCVQRFDHHCPWVGQCIGIRNYRFFFMFISTATILCLYVFGFSWIFILEGKPNVWKAISHDVLADFLIVYCFIAVWFVGGLTAFHSYLISTNQTTYENFRYRYDKKENPYNRGVIRNIREIFFSKIPPSMNKFRSFVDEDEFMAVGSLTLNLGDNLVSSKEKIDIELGAKVAGASNYSLPEILRNLDYDDDSDDNLKMEEDGTPGMDLFSHDELDLKGSVQTSIVGDGSIESVQGPDALDGVRESARSSRESIQISIAEDGAGEPAQSSIADNGVVESLQSSIAEDGVLIKKSIVEDGTNLAKGTNDNHNSHQTTASDLQV from the exons ATGAATCCAAACTtgggttcttcttcttctactggTGCTTCTCCTGCTAGAGGAGAAGGACGAGGAGGCGGCGGGGGAAATGGAGGGATGGACAGGGGTTATAAGCCGAAGAGGTTATATCAAGTTTGGAAAGGAAGCAAT AGATTTTTCTGTGGCGGGAGATTGATCTTTGGTCCTGATGTGGCATCGATTTTTCTATCAATGCTTCTTATTGCTGCCCCTGCTATTGGTTTTTGTATAAAAGTCTATAACAAGATTTTGGACAAAGGTACCAAAAATCCAGCTCGGTGGTATCCTGTATTTTTCGTGGGCTCGATCCTTACTGTATTA GATTTATTGTTTCTCTTCTTAACATCTTCTCGGGATCCTGGAATAGTCCGTAGAAACACAAGGCCTCCTGAGTCAGATGAAACAGGTGACGTAACCCCATCAATGGAATGGGTCAATGGGAGAACCCCCTATTTGAGATTACCTCGGACAAAAGATGTGATGGTAAATGGCCACGCAGTTAAAGTTAAGTACTGTGACACCTGTTTGCTTTATCGTCCTCCCCGTGCTTCTCATTGTTCAATTTGCAACAACTGTGTTCAGAGATTTGATCATCACTGTCCATGGGTTGGTCAGTGTATTGGAATA CGTAACTATCGGTTCTTCTTCATGTTTATATCGACAGCAACCATCTTGTGCTTATATGTTTTCGGGTTTAGTTGGATCTTCATTCTTGAAGGGAAGCCAAATGTATGGAAAGCTATATCACATGATGTACTCGCTGATTTTCTCATAGTCTACTGCTTCATAGCTGTCTGGTTTGTTGGTGGCCTCACAGCTTTCCATTCCTATCTGATTAGCACAAACCAG ACTACGTATGAGAATTTCCGCTACAGGTATGATAAGAAGGAGAATCCATATAATAGGGGAGTAATAAGAAATATTAGAGAAATCTTTTTCTCCAAGATTCCACCTTCAATGAATAAATTTCGATCATTTGTGGATGAAGATGAATTTATGGCAGTCGGCTCTCTGACGCTAAATCTTGGAGATAATTTGGTTAGCTCAAAGGAGAAAATCGATATTGAATTGGGAGCTAAGGTTGCAGGAGCTAGTAACTATTCCCTTCCAGAAATTTTGCGAAATTTAGATTACGATGATGATTCTGATGATAATTTAAAGATGGAGGAAGATGGAACGCCAGGCATGGACCTATTCTCTCACGATGAACTAGATTTGAAAGGATCGGTGCAAACCTCTATTGTTGGAGATGGATCAATAGAATCTGTACAAGGTCCAGATGCCTTGGATGGAGTGAGGGAATCTGCTAGAAGTTCAAGAGAATCAATTCAAATTTCCATTGCTGAAGATGGAGCTGGAGAACCTGCTCAAAGTTCCATTGCTGATAACGGAGTGGTAGAATCTTTGCAAAGCTCCATTGCTGAAGATGGAGTATTAATCAAGAAATCTATCGTTGAAGATGGGACAAACCTAGCCAAGGGAACTAATGACAATCACAATTCTCATCAAACCACAGCATCAGATCTTCAAGTATAG